From Mycobacterium cookii:
CCGGTCGCAACCGGCCCCGGACACAGCGCTGTCGCCGTGACCCCCGTTCCGCGCAATTCGTTGCGCAGACCGTCGGTGTAGGACAACACAAAGGCTTTCGCTGCTCCGTAGACGACTTGGCCGGGCGCCGGGAGGAAACCCGCCAGCGACGACACGTTCAGCACCGCGCCACAGTTGCGTTCCACCATTCCCGGCAGGAACCTGCTGCACAGGTCGACCACCGCGGCGACATCAACCTCGATCAAGTTAAGTTGTTGTTCGGGAACTGATTTCGCGATGAGCGCGCCGACCGACAAGCCGGCGTTGTTGACCAGAATGTCCGGCTGCAAACCCAACGCCGCGACGCGGCCCGGCAGAGCCGCGCGATCGGCCGGCCGGGAAAGGTCGGCGGCCAGCACATGAGCCGGCGGTTCGAATTCTTCGGCGATCTCACGGAGGCGGTCGACACGTCGTGCGACCAGGACTAATTGGTGGCCACGCTGCGCGAGCTCGCGAGCGATGGCTTCGCCGATGCCGGACGAGGCTCCGGTGACGATGGCCGCTCGGTTAGCTGCCGGTAGCGGAAGGGACACGCGAAACGACCTTACTCGGCTTGTCGGGGTTGGCGAGTCGAAAAACTGACTGCGTCACGTCGGATTTGTCATCTCTAGAACCCTTCAGAACAGGGCAAAACAAGGTAATTTGTATCCCGATGCGCGGGGGCGCACGTGAACGGAGTTTGAATGACACCCTGGAAAATTCGGGGGCTGGGTGTTGGCCTACTTGCGGGCGCGTGTGCAGGTCTGTTGGATCTGACGTCGGTGTTGAATGCTTCGCCGGCGTTTGCCGACGACAGTGCTGACTACACCGCGCTGGTCTTGGGCCACGCGTTTCTGGCCCAGCCGGATGCCACGTACATGCAGGAAGTGGTCAACACCTACGTCGATCCCACGCCTCCATATGCGCAAGGGGAGCCCGCGTACAACATCGTCGGCAACCCGGTCAGCGTGTACACGCCGGAAACCGATTACGGCTCGGGGCTGACCCAGGGCGTCACGGACCTGAACAACCAGCTCACGCCGCTACTGACCGCCAACCCCGACGCCAACCTCGTAATCGCCGGCTACTCGATGAGCGACTCGGACATCACCCAGGAGATGATCAATCTTGCTGCGGCAGGGGTCAAAGATCCCAATCTGAAATTCGTGCTGGCGGAAAACCTCAACAATCCCGACGGCGGAATCTTCACCCGGTTCCCGGGGATGTTCGGCGTGAATCTTCCTGCGACACCGGCGGATACTCCGTACGACACCACGATCTACACCATCGAGTACAGCGGGGCCTCCGACTTCCCGCAGTATTACGGCAACCTGTTCGCGGACGCGAACGCCGCGGACGGCTACTTAGATCTGCATCCCTACCTGCTGACCGGCTGGCCGGCGTACTTCGACCCGTCGACAGTAGCTAATGCCGTGGCGGAGAACACATCTGCGGGATACGACGGCAGCACCGACTACTACCTGATCCCCACTCAAGATCTGCCGATACTGGACGGGCTCCACGGCGTCAACGGGACATCGGCGTATGCCGACCTGATCCAACCCGACATGCGGGTACTGGTCGACCTGGGCTACAACTGGACGGGGGGTGCGGATGTGAGTACGCCCGCCACGCTGTCCAATCCCGACATCGACTTCACCGCGGTCGACTCGTATCTCAACGCCGGCGCCGACCAGGGCATGATCAATTATCTGGTTGATCTCGGGATCCTGCCACAATCCGACCTGGCGGGTCTTGCGGGCATGTACCCGTACGTTCCGGATATTTCGGCACTGGAGGCTGGCGCCCTTACCGCTGGTACGACCATTTCCGACGCTTCAGCGGCTTCAGATGCGGCGACGTCGCTCGCTCTGTTGACGACTGATCTGTCGGAATCGACCAACCCGATAGCGGTGGAATTCGGCTCGTACTTCCCGATGATGGCGACGGATATGGCCGGCTTCTTCCAGACGCTCGCCAGCTCGCTCTGACAAGCTGACCTCGATCCGTTGAACGCCAAGCCTGTCGCCTTGATCACGGGTGCGACAAGCGGCATCGGCCAGGCCACCGCCTACCGGCTGCACGACCGCGGCTATACCGTGTTCGCAACCGGCCGAAACCCAGAAGCGCTGGATGCATTGCGTGCCAAGGGTTTACAGGCTCGATCCCTCGACGTGACCGATGAGAGCGCCGCGTCGCTCGTCATCGAGGAAATCCAGGCCGAGCACGGCGGGGTCGACGTTCTGGTCAACAGCGCCGGGTACCCACTCCCCCGCCCGCTCGAACAGGTCGCGCTGGACGAATTGCGAGCGCTATTCGAGACCAATGTGGTTGCGACACTTCATTTGTCGCAGGCCGTGTTGCCGGGCATGCGGGCTCGCAGGTCCGGCACGATCGTCACGATCGGCAGTACCGGTGGACGATTCACCAGCCCGGGCGCCGGCGCCTATCACACGGTGAAGTATGCCGTCGAAGCGTTGTCGTTGTCGCTGGGTGCCGAGGTGGCGCAATTCGGCGTCCGGGTCGTGTTGATCGATCCGACCGGGGTTCGAACGCCGTTTGTCTCCTCGCAATTCGACACGGTGCACTCCTATCCCGACGATGATCCCTACGGCGAGTTCAAGATTCGCTACTCAGAAACGACCCGCCGGTTGGCCACCACGCCCGGGGCGACTGTCGACGCCGACACCGTGGCCCGCGCGGTGGTGCGCGCGATCAAGGCCAAGAACCCTAGACCCCGCTACATCGTCGGGGCGTCCGGGAAAGCCTCGGTGTTAGCCCGGGCGCTGCTCAGCGACCGGATGTGGGACCGCGTCATGTCGACGGGCCTCAAGGGCTGAGTCAGAACAGAGTCGCAAGGGACGCCGGCAGCTGAGCACCGAGATCCGTGGCGAGTTGGGTCCCGAGCTCTGAGACCAGCTGGCTCAGGGTCTCTGCACCGGCGGTCGTGCCCAGGCCGGACAACAGCGACGTCAGGTCGGTCGAGAGCGTGCTGGGATCGAAGCCGCCCAGCCCGCCGCTCAGATCCGTGGCCGCCCCGGCCAGCGACGTCGTGCCTGTTGTGACGTTCTCAGACGCGGGATCGAACAGGTAGTACAAGGTGTTGGGGTTGCTCAAGTCGGTGGCCAGAGCACCGAAATTCCACTCGTTGTTGGTGAGAAGTGTGTAGTAGTCCCCTAATTCGGCGTAGGGGTTGTAACCGCCGTAGGTGGGGTCGAAGGCCGCCGTGCCGTTGGCGAACTCCACGTAGTTCGGGTCGGTGACGATGCCCGCGTTGGTGAACAGGACCGGCAGCTCGGGGTTGATCTGTGCCAGCAAGGCGTCGTAGTTCAGCAGGTTGTCCAGCGACAAGTTGTATTCACCCGTCTGCAGCAGCGCGACGGACTGTTCGGCCTCGGTGATGGTCGCGTTGTTGTCGGGGAAGTTCGCGACGTACTGCGCGATGGTCTGGTTGCTCGGGTCCAGCGCGAGGATGTCCTGCATCAGGCCCAACTGGGTGTCACTCGCAGGTAGGTCGCACGCTGCGGGGCACGCCGGGCTTCCCTCGACGAACGGGTCGAAGGCGACGACCAGCCCGCCGAGGAAATTCTGGACGGACTGGGTGAGATCGGTGGCGCCGGGAAGGTCGATGCCGGTGCCGTCGATGCCCGACGTCGAGGGAGTCGCGAGCAAGCTGTTGTAGAAGTCCTGGAAGGGCCCCAACAGGTTCAGCTTGAACGTCACGCCGTCCCACGGCATGTCGCCGGCGGTTCCGCCGGTACCAGTGGTGCCGGGGAAGCCGAATTCGCCGAGCACCCCACCGCCGTTGGTTGCGTTGGGGCTGGGGTCAACGATGCCGGTGTCGCTGCTTCCGAACGTGTATCCGTTCGTCAGGTCCGACAGTGGCACCTTGAGCCAGTCCGAGAACAGCGAGAACGACGATCCGTCTTGGGTGGTTGCGTTTCCGGAGAGGGCTTGCAGGAAGCCGATGTCGCGGTCGAAAGAGGTGCTGCCGGTGATGATGTTCGGCGGCGTCATCGGGAAGCAGGTTTCCGCGTCGCAGGAGGCGCTCGTCGGGAGTTCGGCAGCCGCGAGCAGACCGATCTGCTGTGCCAACCCGGCGGTACCGCTCGCGTCGGCGGTCGGATCGATCTCCGGCTGGTCCAGCCCGGAGATCTGCGGGAAGGGGATCAGCACGTCGAGCAGTCCCATGTAGTGACCCAAGTCCCCCGGGTCGGTTCCCCACAGGTTGGTGGCGCTCGGCACCCACCAGTCGCCGCTGAACAACAGTGAATCCCCGAGGACGTTGAAGCCTTGGAGTTCGGTGTAGGGAATGTTCGCGATGTCGTCGAACAAGTTGACCGGGATGTTGAGCACCGACTCGGCATCGACCAGACGGGTCTCCAGGTGACGGACGGGAACCTGCGAGGGCCGCGGAACGGCCGGGGTGACGACGACGGCGCTGGTCGCCGCGAACGCGGCAGCTGCCAGGACATACCCACGCGAGGCAGCCAGCACGGCGCCCCCCTTCCACCCCGTTGGACCGATGCCCGCTGAACGTACCGGGGATGCACCGTGCTGTGCCACTCGGGAGGTGACTATCACCGTCAAGATTCCGTAAGTGAATTGAGAATGGCAGACCACTATGCAATTTTGCGAATTTGCTAGCCGACTATTCGACCTGAGCACAATTAATGCAATCGCGCCGATAAACAATGGGGCCCCCAGCATTCGCGGGGGGCCCCATTGTTGCGCTGTGCGTTTAGAACATGCTCAGCACCGACTGCGGAACGAAGCTCGCCAGGTCCGCACTGATCTGCGCCGACAGTTCGGAGAGCGCCGCACTCAGTGCGTCCGCGCCGGCCGTCGTACCGAAGCTCGCGAACAGCGCGCTCAGGTCCGTCGAGAACTGCCCGAGAGCTGAGCTGCCACCGACCGAGTCCGCGGCGGCCGAGCTGAACAACCCGGGAACCGCTGCGGCGCCGTCGACCACTCCGCCGTTGTACGGGTCGGGGCTGCTCAGCGGGTCGGCCAGGAACCACAGCAGTTCGGCGTTGCTCAACTGGCTCACGTTGGTCTGGGTGCCGAACATGATGATCATGTCGTTGAAGACCTCTTGAGGGTTGTAGCCGCCGTACACCGTATCGATCTGGCCAGTCGTCGGGTCGGTGACGCTGCTGGGATCGATGGAATATTGCACGTAAGCAGGATCGGTGTAGTAGCCCGCGTTGGTGAGCAGCTGCGGTAGCTCGGCGTTGATGCTTGCCAACCCCTTGTCGACGTCGGTCAGCTCCTGGATGTTCAGGTTGTAGACCCCCGTCTGCAGCAGCGCCACCGATGCGTTGATCTGGTCCTGCGTCGGCTCGTTGACCAACGACGGGTCGATCGCGTAGTTGGTCACCCAGTCCGACAGCGTCGTATTGGACGGGTCCATCTTGGAGAGTTCCGCGATCAGCCCCGGGACCTGGTCCTGGCTGGGGATGTTGCATAGCGCCGGGCAGGCCGGGCTGCCCTCGGTGAACGGGTCGAAACTGATGATCGACCCGGCCAGCAGGTTCTCGAAGGTGTGGGCGACATCCGTGGACGTGAAGGACTCGATACCGGTCCCGCCGATGCCATCGGTCGCAGGCGTCTGCAACAAGCTGTCGTAGAAGGTCTGGAACGGCTGCAGCAAGTTGAGGTGGTAGGTGACGCCGTCCCATGGCATGGTGTTGCCTGCACCTGTGCCACCTTCGAACGGATTGCCGCTGGTACCCCAGCCGTAGAGGGATTGGACCGGCCCGCTCGGATCGACGATGCCCGGGTCATTGGACCCAAACGTGTAACCGTTGATCAATTCCTGCAGCGGCACGTGGAAGAAGTTGGTGAACAGCCCGAAGGGCTCGCCGTTCGCGTCCGTGGCTTTCCCCATGAGCGCGTCGAAGAACCCGATGTCGCGGTCGAACTGGGTGCTGCCGGTGACGACCTCCGGAGGCGTCATCGGGAAACAGGACGCGGCGTCGCACGACGAGCTCACTGGGAGCTCGGCGGCCAGCAAGCCGGCGAATTCGTAGTTCAGGCCCGGCTCGTACACGCCGGCGGAGTTGGTGAATCCCTCGGTGAAAGCGGTGAACGGCAGGAAGTTGTCGATCAACGCGATGTGCGTCGGGTCACCAGGGTCGATACCCCAGAGGTTCGACGAGCTGGGCACCCACCAGGTCCCGGTGAACAAGAAGGAGTTCGCCATGGTGGCCAGGCCACCGCCCACGGTCTCGTTGTAAGGGATGTTCAGGATGTCGTCGAACAGGTTCATCGGGATGTTGTCGATGCCCACGTCGACAAGCTTGGTCTCGATCTGGCGAACCGCGAGCGGGACCTGACGCGCCAACACCGGAGTGACGACGACAGTGCTGACCGCTGCGAGTGCCGCCGCGGCCAGTGCGTAAGGACGTGAAGCAGCCAGCACGGCTCCCCCTTCACTTCAGTGTTCGATGCCTCAACAGGGACTGAACATACACTAAGAAATTCTAAGTTGTTACGGAATTTGAAATTGTTGCTGAAGTCCATCCTGGCTCGACTCACAGCAAATTAACACTTCCGTTTAACTAAATGAACCAACCATCCAACATGTTGGACTCGACGGCCAATAACGCAACCGTGATTTGTCGAAAGTGTCCTGAGCCGGACGTAAGCGCGGCGGTAGAACCGCAGTCAGAACATCGTCAGCGCAGAGGTCGCCAGGTCGGGAATGAACGCCGCGGTGAGGTCGTCCACCAAATTGGCCCACTCCGCCGACAGCGCGGCCGGATCGAATCCTCCCAACAATGTGGCCCAGTCCAGCGACAACGCGGCCGGATCAAACGCGGCCAGTAATCCGCTGAAGTCTTCCGATATCTCCGCTGGATCAAGGCCACCGAACAAAGCGCTCAGATCCGCCGTCCATGCGGCCTCGAAACCGACGGCCGTCCCGGCAGGGTCGACACCGAATAGTTGCAGGATGTCCGGCCAGACCAGCGCAGGGTTGTAGCCGCCGTAAACGGGGTCGAACTCGGCGCCGGGGTCGGTCACAAACGCCAGGTAGCCCGGGTCGGTGATGAACCCGGCGTTGACGGCCAATGCCGGCAGCGCCGGGTTGATGTCTTCCAGTTGTCCGATGACCCCGTCGAGTTGCTCGGGAGTCAAGTTGAAAATCCCGGTCTGCAGCAGAGCGATGGCCGCGTTGACCTGATCGGGCGTCGCATTGTTGTTCGGGATGTCCGCGTTCAGCCAAGCCTGGATCATCGGGTTGGAATCGTTGGGGTCCAGCATGTCGACGAGCGCCCGGGTCGTCAGGCTCTCGGGCAGGTCGCAGATCGCCGGGCACGCGGGGCTGCCCGCCGTGTAGGGATTGAAGGCCACAATCAGCGATGCGGCGACCGATTGCAGCGACTGACCAAAGTTTTCGAAGGTGGGCAGCTGAATATCGGTGCCCGGAATGTCGCCGTCGGTCGCCGGGTCTTCCAGCAGGCTTTGCCAGTAATTGTCGAACGGCTGGAGAAGATTGAAATAAAACGTGTGGCCGTTCCAGGGCATTTCGTCGGCGCCGACCGTGCCTCCTTCGAACGGGTTTCCGCCACCGTTGGGGAAGCCGAAGACCGGATCGGCGTACGCCGGCCCGCTGGGA
This genomic window contains:
- a CDS encoding SDR family NAD(P)-dependent oxidoreductase: MSLPLPAANRAAIVTGASSGIGEAIARELAQRGHQLVLVARRVDRLREIAEEFEPPAHVLAADLSRPADRAALPGRVAALGLQPDILVNNAGLSVGALIAKSVPEQQLNLIEVDVAAVVDLCSRFLPGMVERNCGAVLNVSSLAGFLPAPGQVVYGAAKAFVLSYTDGLRNELRGTGVTATALCPGPVATGFDDAAGFGEGERAAVLPGFMWKSADEVARAGLDGLAANKAHVVPGRANQLAAAFCRVAPHEVLLPLLARRARLTKHA
- a CDS encoding PE-PPE domain-containing protein gives rise to the protein MTPWKIRGLGVGLLAGACAGLLDLTSVLNASPAFADDSADYTALVLGHAFLAQPDATYMQEVVNTYVDPTPPYAQGEPAYNIVGNPVSVYTPETDYGSGLTQGVTDLNNQLTPLLTANPDANLVIAGYSMSDSDITQEMINLAAAGVKDPNLKFVLAENLNNPDGGIFTRFPGMFGVNLPATPADTPYDTTIYTIEYSGASDFPQYYGNLFADANAADGYLDLHPYLLTGWPAYFDPSTVANAVAENTSAGYDGSTDYYLIPTQDLPILDGLHGVNGTSAYADLIQPDMRVLVDLGYNWTGGADVSTPATLSNPDIDFTAVDSYLNAGADQGMINYLVDLGILPQSDLAGLAGMYPYVPDISALEAGALTAGTTISDASAASDAATSLALLTTDLSESTNPIAVEFGSYFPMMATDMAGFFQTLASSL
- a CDS encoding SDR family NAD(P)-dependent oxidoreductase; this encodes MNAKPVALITGATSGIGQATAYRLHDRGYTVFATGRNPEALDALRAKGLQARSLDVTDESAASLVIEEIQAEHGGVDVLVNSAGYPLPRPLEQVALDELRALFETNVVATLHLSQAVLPGMRARRSGTIVTIGSTGGRFTSPGAGAYHTVKYAVEALSLSLGAEVAQFGVRVVLIDPTGVRTPFVSSQFDTVHSYPDDDPYGEFKIRYSETTRRLATTPGATVDADTVARAVVRAIKAKNPRPRYIVGASGKASVLARALLSDRMWDRVMSTGLKG